TCGACAGCAAATTAACCACCATTTCCAGGCAGTCATCGAGATCAAAATCCAGCTTGTCCAGCTGCATTTCCCCAGCTTCGAGCTTGGAGAAATCCAGGATGTCATTGATGATGGCCAGCAGATGCTCGGCGCTGGTGCAGATCGCCTGCACAAAGTCCTGCTGCTTGGGGGTGAGGTCCGTTTTGCGCAAAAGGCCGGCCATGCCCAGCACGCCATTCATGGGGGTGCGAATCTCGTGGCTCATGTTGGCCAAGAACTGAGACTTGAGGCGGGCGTGCTCGAAGGCAGCTTCGCGCGCCTTTACCAGTTCATCGATGCAGTCGACCGCCAGGATAATGCCGCCGATAGCGCCCTCTGGTCCTTCCCACGGATGAATGGCCCAGCGCGTGTAGTGCTTCGAGCCATCGGGATAAATCATCGTGTCTTCGCTACTGCGAATGATTTCGCCCGCGAGGGCGCGCTGATGAATGGCAAGCCAAGCGTCGGGATGATGGGGAAACAGGTCGTAGTGGCTGCGGCCAATCAGGTCAGTTTCTTCTAGGCCATAGTCTGTGAGCCACTTTTGGCTGTAGGCGATGTAGCGCATGTCGGTGTCGAACATGGCCATGGCCACTGGGGCGCTGGAGATGATGGCGCGCAGCTGCTGGCGTTCTCGCTGGAGGGCGATTTCGGCGAGTTTGCGCTGGGTGATGTCGTGCATGACGCCGACGGCACCGATTTTGCGGCCTTCACTGTCGCACAAGGGGTCGCCGTTGGCGAGGATGTAGCGCAGGGGCTGGTTAGCGGCGGCGATGACCATTTCGGCACCACGAACAGACTCACCCTGGAAGGCACGCACGAGGGGAATGTTTTCGGTGGGGAGAGGGGTGATACCGTCAGAGCAGCGCAAGTCGTAGTAGTCAGACCAACGCTCGGCGGGGATGTCGCGGGGGTCGGTGCCGTGCCACTCACGGGCAACGCGGTTGAAGAGGGAGAGCTGACCTGTGGCGTCGCAGGCAACGAGGGCTTCGGAGAAGCTTTCGACCATGGCGCGCCGAAATTCTTGCTCGTGATGAAGGGCGTCTTCGGTAGCTCGGCGCTGAGTGATGTCGCGGGCGGCGGCGTAGATGCGCTGTTCGCTGGGAACGGCGACGAGGTTCCAGGCGAGCCAGCGATAGGAGCCGTCGCGGTGACGGCAGCGGTTTTCGAGGGTGCTGCTGCGATCGCCCGCAAGCAGACCCTCGATGGACTGGAGGGTGCGATCGAGGTCTTCTGGATGGATCAGGTCGGGCCAGGAGAGGGCACACAGCTCGCTGAGGCGATAGCCCAGGGTTTCTTGGGCGGCGGGGTTGGCCAGGATGAAGGCGCCCTCGAAGGTGGCGATCGCCATGAGATCTTGGGAAAGTTCAAAGATGCGATTTTTGGCGTCGAGGTCGCGATCGAGATGGCGCATGAGGACGGCGACCATCGCGGAGACCAGGACGCCAATCACGGCGATCGCCCCGACAATGGCCCAGGCCGCCTGACGCTGGTAAGCCAAATCCTGCTGCCGAGTCGCCAGGAGGCGAGTTTCCTGGGCCATAAAGGCGTCGATGGCTTGCCGAGCCCGATCCATCGCGTTTTTGCTTTCTTTGAGCGATCGCTCTAGGCGCTGAAACTCCACCACGCTGCCCAGCTCAGCGTCAATGCTTTGTAGGGTGTCCAGATTGACTGCCAGCTCCTTGAGAACCACCGCCGTCTCGGCTTCAATGGTGGCCAGATTGCGCATCTGCTGAGGATTGTTCGTCACCATTCCCTGCAGCTGGGCCAGCAAACGCGGAATTTCGAGTTTTGCGCGCTCGTAGGGCTCCAGGAACTCTGCCTGCCGAGTCAGGTCATAGCCTCGTACGCTCGTTTCAGCATCCAGCAGGGACGCAAGCAGTTGATTGGTCTCGACCCGAATCATCTGGGTGTGATCGACCCAGTGCTCGATGTCTGCGGCTCGCAAATGCAGCCAGCCAAAGGTCGTTAAGGCGGTGACCAAAGAGGCGATCGGAACCGCAGCCAAAACGATTCCCCGATGACGACGCAGAACCGTGGCAATAAAAGTGGGGACAAGCTGTTTTCGCTTCATTCGGGGTAAGGAGGAGGAGCGCACGGTGGAGGGGGTGCCGGGAGAAAAGTCGGTGGACTTTATACCAAATTGATCCCCGTGAGGCCTTTAGACGGTCGACGTGGGATAAAAGGTTTATAAAACTTTTAAAAACTAAAATTCGCGTTGTGGCGATCGCTGAGCGCCACGCTCCCAAACCCCAAACCCCATTCAGGCCCAAGCGCTGGCCTCAGTATTCGCACGGATCGCCGTTTGCCAGGGAGGCACTAGCCTAGCGTTCGACAGAGCCGGTTCAATTCAGCAATTGCGTGTGCAAACTTGTACTGGGAGTAAGGGGCAATCGCAGAGGAATCAGCACCCTTTAATCGTTTCCCAAGCATTCAATTAGGCGATGTATTCAAAAAAACTTAAAACTTATCCTTACAAAATATTATGCTGCACTTTCTAACGAAAAGACGATCGGGAGTAGATTTCCGAGAAAATACGGTCCTGTAGCGCTTTGGGACTTTTTTTGCAAACATTTTGGGCGGTTTAGGCGCACCTCACAAAAACACTAGAAATTGCAAAATTCGCCACTAAATGCTCATTTAATCGGCCAAAATGCCCCATGATCAAATTCGTCCTTGGGCGCGGGATAGGTGGGCAGCCCTGACTAGGAGATGTGGTTTCTCGGAGGTCTTATAGAGTCATGTTGTCAGTTTACGAGGCAGAAACGAGAATTCAGGCGCAAATTCAGCCATTTAGCGCAGAAAACGACCAGGAACGGGTGCCCCTCCTGCAAGCTGCGGGCCGCGTACTAGCCATGCCGGTCCAAAGCGGGCTGGACTTTCCCCACTGGGACAACGCCTCAATGGACGGCTACGCCGTTCGCCACGAGGACTTGGCGACGGTGCCGGTGACGCTGACGATCGGGGAGGAGATCCCGGCGGGGTACCAGCCTCAGCAAGTCGTGGCGGCGGGGCAGGCGGCCCGGATCCTGACGGGCTCGATGATGCCAGCGGGGGCTGACACGGTGGTGATGCAGGAGAACACGGAGCGATCGGGCGATCGCGTGACGATTTTGCGGGCTCCTGAGCCCCAGGCCAATGTGCGCCACCGGGGAGCCTTTGCGCGGGCAGGAGCGCCCCTGCTGGCGGCGGGCCTCGTGCTCAACGGCCCCGAAATCGCGGTGCTGGCGGCGGCCCAGTGCGTCCAGGTGCCGGTGTTTCGGCGGCCTCGGGTGGCGATCCTGTCGACGGGCAGCGAGCTGGTGTCGCCCGAGCAGCCCCTGGCGCCGGGCCAGATCGTGGACTCCAATCAGTACGCCTTGGCGGCGCTGGTGGCCCAGTCGGGGGGCGAAGCCCTGCCCCTAGGCATCGTGCCGGATCAGCCGGAGGCGCTGCGGGCGGCGATGGCAGGAGCGATCGCCCAAGCAGACGTGGTGATCTCCTCGGGGGGCGTCTCCGTCGGAGACTACGACTACATTGACGGCCTGCTGGCGGAGCTGGGCGGGACGATCCATGTGCAGTCGGTGGCGATCAAGCCCGGTAAGCCGCTGACGGTGGCGACTTTTGGGCGATCGGGCCAGCGACCGGTGCTGTACTTTGGCCTACCCGGCAATCCGGTGTCGTCACTGATGAGCTTCTGGCGCTTTGTGCAGCCCGCGATTCGCCGCCTCGGGGGCCAAGCCCGGGGCTGGGAGCCCGTCTTTGTCACGGGGCGATCGCGCCAAGACCTGCGCGGGGGCGGCCAGCGCGAAACCTACCTATGGGGACGGCTGACCCTGGTGGGCGGGGCCTACGAGTTCGAGCTGGCGGGCGGCGGCCACAGCTCGGGCAACTTGATCAACCTGGCCGCGACCAATGCCCTGGCCGTGGTGCCCGTCGGCCAAACGTTGGTGCCCGCCGGTGAGCCCACCCGGATTTTGCAGGTGGGGGCCGTGTTCCCAGGCTAGGGTCAAAGGCCCAGGACTGCCGCCATGACTGCTTCTGGGCGCTGCCCCTGCTATTCCTCCAGCGCGCTGAGGGCGAACTGGCCATCGCGCCACGCCCGGGCCAGATTGCCGCGCATCAGGGCCGCCACGGCGCTGAGCCCGTGGATTTCTGGTGATTCCGGTGCCAGGGTCAGGGCCTGATCGATCGCTGGGCGGGCAGCCTTGGCCCGGAAATCGTAGAGATTGACCACCGCCAGATAGGCGTGGGCGTTGGGGTTGGTCGGGTCGAGGGCGACGACGCGCTCTAGGGCGGCGATCGCCTGGGGCACGTGGCGCTGCTGAGCCTCGGCGAGGGCGACCCCGTAGGCAAAAGCCGTGTTGTTTGGCTCCTGCTGTAGCCGCGCCTCCAGCGCCGTGGCGAGCTGGGCCGCGTAGTCCTGGATCGGGTCGTACTGGCTAATGCGCCCGATTTCTTCAAAGATGCTGTCGAGGGCTGCTCGTCCTTGGGGCAAGCCCTGGGCCAGCGTCCGGAACTGGGTCACCAAATCGACCTCCGGCGCGGGGTTGGAGGCCGCATTGGGGCGGATCACCAGCGATGCTGGCGGCACCTGGATCGGATAGCGATCGCCCGTCTGGCGATCGAGGTACTCGGCGACCAAGCGGTAAGTCCCCGGCGCGCTCTCCGGGGGCGGCAGCATGGCCAGCCGCTCGGTCACCTGAAAGGCGCTCTGCTGCTCCTCCGGCGGTACCCGGCCATCGTGGAGCGCTCCGAGGGCGATCGCGTGGTCATGGAGCCAGCGCTGCTCGGGGCGCGAACCGGCCTCTTGGCGCTGCCAGGTCAGCAGCACCATGCCGTGGTGAAGATGATGCCAGGGGCCTTGCCAGGTGTAGGTCACCGGCACCGGCGCGCCTGGTGGGGCTTGGGCTGGCACCTGAATCTGCGTCAGGGTGACACGCTCCGGCGTCTGGGCCAGGGTCCGCTGGGCCGCAACAAAGGTCGGGCTCGTTTCTGGGGCGGCCTTGCCAACGGTCAGGGGCTGCACCTGAACCGCAGGCTGGCGGCGGTGGTGCAGGGTCAGCGTGCTGCCGTCTGGCAGAGGCCAGTTCCGGAGCGCCCATAGGTCCGGGCTTTGGCGAACGCCCTCGGCCATCAGCGCCTGAGACTGCGGCACAGAGCCCTGGTCCCCGGTTTTAGTCACAAACCAATCCAGCGATCGCAAATCCTGGGCCACGGTTTTTTCTCGGGTGCCCACCTGGCGGCCGTAGACCTGGAAGTCCCGGAGCGCCCCAAAGTAGTTGAGATTGTGCTGGTTGATGCCCGGGGTGGACGGCAGCACCGCCAGGGTCGAGCGCAGGTAGGGCTCCGTGTCGGTCACCGTTTGGATCACCGCCGGGTGGGGCCAGCGAATGCGGCCATCCGCGAAGTGCTGGGCCTTGGGACTCAGAAAATTCGTCAAGCCCGTTCCCCAAACCCCGCCCACAGGAAACACATTCAGGACCAGCAGCAGCAGGCCCAGGGCCGCCGTCCAGTGGGAGAGCGATCGCCAGCGCACCGGCAGCAGGGTCAAGCCATAGGCCAAAAGCACGCTCAGCACCGGCAGCATCGCCAAGGTGTAGCGCCCGTCTTTATTGACGTTGAGGGAGCACAAGATATAGGCGCCCAGCAAAAAGCGCAGCAGCCAGGCTACCCGGGGCCACTCCTGGGCCAGGGGCGCGGGCAGATGCCACTTGCCCTTCGAAAGGGTGATATTTCCGGCGCGGATCTGGCGAGCGATCGCCCATCCGCCAAAGACCAGCAGCCCCACCAGGGGCACCAGCAGCAGCGGCCAGGACACCTGGTAGGGCAAAATTCGCCCGTAGTAAGTCCAGGCATCGAGACTCAGCAGCGAAGGGTCTCCTTCGGCGATCGCCGAATCCACCGTGGCCCGCTTGCCGGAGGTGAGAACCAGCAGCCAGTTGGTGCGGTACCAAGGCCCCGCCACCGCGATCGCGGCGATCGCCCCCACCAGTCCCTGAGATCGCCGACGCCACCGCTGGGAAGGCCCTTCTCGGGTTCCCAGGGGGCTGGCCAGGGGCACTAGCAAAAAAAAGATCGCCGTCTGCTTCACCAGCAGCGCCAGTCCCAGAGCCGCCCCCCAGGCCACCGCCCAGGGCCAGCCGTGCCAGCGCTGACTCGATCGCCCCAGGGTCAGGAGCGTGAAGCACAGCGTGACTGTCACCACCAAGGGATAGTCCGTCAAAAAATTCAGCCGCACCTGGTACAGCCCCGGCATCAGCAAACTGATCACCGCTGCCCACCGCCCCACCACCGGCGAAAACAAGTGAGCCCCCAAGGTATACACCGAGGCCAGCAGCACCGCGCTCAAAAAGAGGTTGAGCAGGGTCGCCGACTCCAGACCCGTCCCAAACAGGTTCAGAAACGGCACCGTAGCCAAGTAGGTCAGGGGCGGCACCTTGGAGGTGAGCTGCCACAGCGAGGCCCACCAGCTCCCATCAAACCATTGGGGCGTTTGCAGGGCGTGCCAGTAGTTGAGGGCGCCGGTCAGGTAGTCGGCGGGGTCCCAGGTGGGCACATCGCGATCGACCACAAACCACAGGCGATCGAGCACCGCGCTGAGCGCCCAAACCACCGCCAAAAACAACACATCGGGCGATCGCCAGAGCAACGTTCGACTCACGAGAGACCTCAGGGAGATAGTGTCTGCGCAACTGCCCCCCATCTTGCCATGGCACTTTGGGAAAATGCCCAGCCCGTGCGGAATTCACCCGCCCAGCATCGCGCGAGTCCCTCCGGCTAATCGACGCCTTCGAGGGGCGCGAAGCCCTGACGCTGGATATTCTCGGTGATGGCCCGCGGTTCGAGGAATTGCAGCAGATAGTCGGGTCCCCCGGCCTTGGAGCCGACGCCCGAGAGCTTGAAGCCGCCGAAGGGCTGGCGGGCCACGATCGCCCCGGTGATGCCCCGATTGATATAGAGGTTGCCCACCTGAAAGTCTCGCTGAGCCTGGGCAATGTGGGAGGGCGTGCGCGAATAGAGGCCGCCGGTGAGGGCATAGCGCGTGCCGTTGGCGATCGCCAGGGCCTCCCCAAAGGTCTTGGCCCGGATTACCGCCAGCACCGGCCCGAAGATTTCGTCCTGGGCCAGGGAGCTGTCGGGATCAACGTCGGTAAAGATGGCCGGCCCGACAAAAAAGCCGCCCTCCGGTGCCGCCATGGCCAGCGCCAGGGTGGCTTGTTCTTTCCCTTGCTCAATCAAGCTTTGGATGCGCTGTTGGGCCGCCCCATCAATGACCGGGCCGACTTTGGTGCTGGGGTCTTCGGCTGGCCCCACCTTCAGCGATCGCGTCGCCTCGATCAGCCGCTGCACCACGCTGTCGTACACCGCCTCCAGCACGATCACCCGGGAGCAGGCCGAGCACTTTTGGCCGCTGTAGCCAAAGGCCGACTGCACCACCCCCTGGACGGCCTGGTCGAGGTCGGCGCTTTCGTCGATGATGATGGCGTTTTTGCCGCCCATTTCGGCCACGACCCGCTTCAGGTGCTGCTGGCCGGGCTGGAGCTTGGCCGCCTCGGCGTAGATGTGGCAGCCCACCTCCTGGGAGCCGGTGAAGGTGATCATGTGGACGTCGGGGTGCTGCACGAGGTGAGCGCCCACGGTGGAGCCCCGACCCGGCACGAACTGAAACACCCCCTTGGGGATGCCCGCTTCGATGAGGATCTGGGCGATCTGGCCAGCGATCGCCGAGGAGGTTTCGGCGGGCTTGAGCAGGGCGCAGTTGCCGGTCACCAGGGCCGCCACGGTCATGCCCAGGGGAATCGCCAGGGGAAAGTTCCAGGGGGAGATGACCACCACCAGACCCCGGGGCTGATAGTGGTAGCGGTTGGTTTCCCCCGGCAGATCGTAGGCGCTGCCCGCGGCGAGGCGCTCCATTTCGTCGGCGTAGTAGCGACAAAAGTCGATCGCCTCAGACACTTCGCCATCGGCTTCCCGCAGGGGTTTGCCCACCTCCAGGACCATCCAGGCATTCAGATCGGCCCGCCGCTGGGCCAGGAGATCGGCGGCCCGCCGCAAAATGGCGGCGCGCTGGGTCGCAGGCGTCGCCCGCCAGCCCGGAAAGGCTGCCTTGGCCGCTGCGATCGCCTCTTCGGCCTGGGCCACGCTGATCAGGCCCACGCGGCCCACCACCTCGGCGCTGCGGGACGGGTTCACCCGCTCAAAGAAGGCCTCGGTGTCGCGATATTCGCCGTTGATCCAGGGGCGATGGGTGTGGCCGAGCTGCTGGCGCACCCGCTGGAGAGCCGCTTGGGCTCCTTGGCGGGGAGCGATCGCCGCGTAGTCCGTGTCGGCAGCATTGGCAAAGAGGCCCGGACGGTGGCGGGGGGCGATCGCCCCAGTTTCCGGGACCTGGGGCGGGGCCAGCAGCTCATCCACGGGCCGATCTTCCAGACTCTGGCGCAAAAAGGACGAATTCGCCGTATTTTCCAGCAGGCGGCGGATCAGGTAGGCCATACCGGGCAGCAGGTCGCCGTAGGGGCAGTAAACCCGCACCCGATAGCCCCGCTGGGCGATCGCCTTGGCCAGCTTGTCCCCCATGCCGTAGAGCACCTGACACTCCAGGCGGCGCTTCGGGATTTGTAGCGTTTCGGCGATCGCCAGCGCCTTGGCCTGGGATCGCACATTGTGGCTGCCGATGGCCGCGTAGAGGACGTCGTGGTTCTCCAGCAGCCGCTGGGTCAGCCGCTCAAAGTTGGCGTCCGTCTCAGCTTTGTGGGCGTACACCGGCAGCGGCCAGTCGCGCTGGGCCGCCTTGATGGTTTCCTGGTCCCAGTAGGCCCCCTTCACCAGCCGCACCGTCACCGGATAGCCCCGCTCCTTGGCCCACTCGATCAGCCCCTGCAAGTCGGCTTCGCTGTCGCGCAGGTAGGCCTGGAGGGTCAGGCCCACGTCTGTGCGCTGGCGAAACTCCGGCTCTAGCAGCAGATTTTTGAGAATTCTCAGCGTCGCATCTTTGTAAACGAACTGCTCCATGTCGAAGTGCACCGCAGCTCCCACGCTCTGGGCCTGACGCAGCAGCTCTCGCAGGCGATCGCCCACCCGCGCCTCGCTGCCCGCTGCATCCAGCGGATCAAACTGCGAGTCAAAGGCCGTCAGCTTCACCGACACCTGGACCGTCGGCAGGCGATCGCCCTCCGCGTGGTCAAGGGCCGCCACCGGCGACCAGTGCTGAGCCGCCGCCGTCAGAGCCGTCATCAGCTCGATGTAGCGCCGAAAGTAGCCCTGGGCCTCAGCTTCAGTGATCACCGCCTCCCCCAGCAGATCGATCGTGAAGGCCATGGACTCCTTGCGCAGCCGCTCCACCGTCTTGATCACCTGGGGCAGCGTCGCCCCCGCGATGTACTTGTGGGCCAGGGCCTCCACCGCCGCCGACACCGTCGACGCGGCCACCTGACCCGGCATCGAGTCCGCCTGGGCAAAGTTCATCAGCCCCTTGAGGGCGCTGGGCAGCTCCACCGCCTCCGCCGTCAGGTACTCCTGCAAGTGGCGCGCGATTTCCGGCTTGCTGCCCAGGGCGGGCAGACAGTCAATGAAGCGAAAGAGCTGCACCCGCAGGCCCGGATTGCCCATCGCCCAGGCCAGTAGCTTGTCATCCCAGCGCATCTGGTCCCGCATCTGGGCCAAA
This genomic stretch from Geitlerinema sp. PCC 7407 harbors:
- a CDS encoding response regulator translates to MKRKQLVPTFIATVLRRHRGIVLAAVPIASLVTALTTFGWLHLRAADIEHWVDHTQMIRVETNQLLASLLDAETSVRGYDLTRQAEFLEPYERAKLEIPRLLAQLQGMVTNNPQQMRNLATIEAETAVVLKELAVNLDTLQSIDAELGSVVEFQRLERSLKESKNAMDRARQAIDAFMAQETRLLATRQQDLAYQRQAAWAIVGAIAVIGVLVSAMVAVLMRHLDRDLDAKNRIFELSQDLMAIATFEGAFILANPAAQETLGYRLSELCALSWPDLIHPEDLDRTLQSIEGLLAGDRSSTLENRCRHRDGSYRWLAWNLVAVPSEQRIYAAARDITQRRATEDALHHEQEFRRAMVESFSEALVACDATGQLSLFNRVAREWHGTDPRDIPAERWSDYYDLRCSDGITPLPTENIPLVRAFQGESVRGAEMVIAAANQPLRYILANGDPLCDSEGRKIGAVGVMHDITQRKLAEIALQRERQQLRAIISSAPVAMAMFDTDMRYIAYSQKWLTDYGLEETDLIGRSHYDLFPHHPDAWLAIHQRALAGEIIRSSEDTMIYPDGSKHYTRWAIHPWEGPEGAIGGIILAVDCIDELVKAREAAFEHARLKSQFLANMSHEIRTPMNGVLGMAGLLRKTDLTPKQQDFVQAICTSAEHLLAIINDILDFSKLEAGEMQLDKLDFDLDDCLEMVVNLLSTQAAEKRLEIAILVDQAVPRQIQGDPGRLRQVLLNLMSNAIKFTSQGDVVLRVNLEATWPQQAVLRFSVTDTGIGISPEGQQRLFQSFSQVDASLTRPFEGTGLGLAISQQLVQLMGGEIGVESELGQGSTFWFSATFGRPVTLPPVTRLPRGLTDLRLLIADGSAVVRQSIRYLTQAWGMEIGEVETGAEALQTLRQAVEAGTPYDALIVDHQLLAGEGDLLVETIRQEEALAETKVVLMTSIYQRDRAEQLLLEGISSFLIKPVRPSRLFDSLLTAVARRITDDLAGQRCDVPVPVVSPVAVERSDLKILLVEDHPINQQVILHQLEEFGYSPAVVSHGQEALEYLEKETCDLILMDCQMPVLDGYATTRLLREREGDQRRMVVIALTAHAMPTDREKCLAAGMDDYISKPVDQADLARLLQYWGTRVRQRAANNLWIGPSEEVYRSRGVKTQNGANSRKAIALSDRSEPLEEARSPELPEAAHPEEPTGVINLQRLRSVSKGRAEFERKLLTAFLAKSLEELPLLRQAIAEANFEQVAQYAHRIKGSSANVGMTELAAIARDLEICVRDRQSAGTAELLARIESQLAALESWIQTHLPS
- the glp gene encoding gephyrin-like molybdotransferase Glp, which encodes MLSVYEAETRIQAQIQPFSAENDQERVPLLQAAGRVLAMPVQSGLDFPHWDNASMDGYAVRHEDLATVPVTLTIGEEIPAGYQPQQVVAAGQAARILTGSMMPAGADTVVMQENTERSGDRVTILRAPEPQANVRHRGAFARAGAPLLAAGLVLNGPEIAVLAAAQCVQVPVFRRPRVAILSTGSELVSPEQPLAPGQIVDSNQYALAALVAQSGGEALPLGIVPDQPEALRAAMAGAIAQADVVISSGGVSVGDYDYIDGLLAELGGTIHVQSVAIKPGKPLTVATFGRSGQRPVLYFGLPGNPVSSLMSFWRFVQPAIRRLGGQARGWEPVFVTGRSRQDLRGGGQRETYLWGRLTLVGGAYEFELAGGGHSSGNLINLAATNALAVVPVGQTLVPAGEPTRILQVGAVFPG
- a CDS encoding glycosyltransferase family 39 protein; translation: MSRTLLWRSPDVLFLAVVWALSAVLDRLWFVVDRDVPTWDPADYLTGALNYWHALQTPQWFDGSWWASLWQLTSKVPPLTYLATVPFLNLFGTGLESATLLNLFLSAVLLASVYTLGAHLFSPVVGRWAAVISLLMPGLYQVRLNFLTDYPLVVTVTLCFTLLTLGRSSQRWHGWPWAVAWGAALGLALLVKQTAIFFLLVPLASPLGTREGPSQRWRRRSQGLVGAIAAIAVAGPWYRTNWLLVLTSGKRATVDSAIAEGDPSLLSLDAWTYYGRILPYQVSWPLLLVPLVGLLVFGGWAIARQIRAGNITLSKGKWHLPAPLAQEWPRVAWLLRFLLGAYILCSLNVNKDGRYTLAMLPVLSVLLAYGLTLLPVRWRSLSHWTAALGLLLLVLNVFPVGGVWGTGLTNFLSPKAQHFADGRIRWPHPAVIQTVTDTEPYLRSTLAVLPSTPGINQHNLNYFGALRDFQVYGRQVGTREKTVAQDLRSLDWFVTKTGDQGSVPQSQALMAEGVRQSPDLWALRNWPLPDGSTLTLHHRRQPAVQVQPLTVGKAAPETSPTFVAAQRTLAQTPERVTLTQIQVPAQAPPGAPVPVTYTWQGPWHHLHHGMVLLTWQRQEAGSRPEQRWLHDHAIALGALHDGRVPPEEQQSAFQVTERLAMLPPPESAPGTYRLVAEYLDRQTGDRYPIQVPPASLVIRPNAASNPAPEVDLVTQFRTLAQGLPQGRAALDSIFEEIGRISQYDPIQDYAAQLATALEARLQQEPNNTAFAYGVALAEAQQRHVPQAIAALERVVALDPTNPNAHAYLAVVNLYDFRAKAARPAIDQALTLAPESPEIHGLSAVAALMRGNLARAWRDGQFALSALEE
- the pruA gene encoding L-glutamate gamma-semialdehyde dehydrogenase, encoding MVVQVSDPTYEAKTQAIARELLSATREHRSFLAQMRDQMRWDDKLLAWAMGNPGLRVQLFRFIDCLPALGSKPEIARHLQEYLTAEAVELPSALKGLMNFAQADSMPGQVAASTVSAAVEALAHKYIAGATLPQVIKTVERLRKESMAFTIDLLGEAVITEAEAQGYFRRYIELMTALTAAAQHWSPVAALDHAEGDRLPTVQVSVKLTAFDSQFDPLDAAGSEARVGDRLRELLRQAQSVGAAVHFDMEQFVYKDATLRILKNLLLEPEFRQRTDVGLTLQAYLRDSEADLQGLIEWAKERGYPVTVRLVKGAYWDQETIKAAQRDWPLPVYAHKAETDANFERLTQRLLENHDVLYAAIGSHNVRSQAKALAIAETLQIPKRRLECQVLYGMGDKLAKAIAQRGYRVRVYCPYGDLLPGMAYLIRRLLENTANSSFLRQSLEDRPVDELLAPPQVPETGAIAPRHRPGLFANAADTDYAAIAPRQGAQAALQRVRQQLGHTHRPWINGEYRDTEAFFERVNPSRSAEVVGRVGLISVAQAEEAIAAAKAAFPGWRATPATQRAAILRRAADLLAQRRADLNAWMVLEVGKPLREADGEVSEAIDFCRYYADEMERLAAGSAYDLPGETNRYHYQPRGLVVVISPWNFPLAIPLGMTVAALVTGNCALLKPAETSSAIAGQIAQILIEAGIPKGVFQFVPGRGSTVGAHLVQHPDVHMITFTGSQEVGCHIYAEAAKLQPGQQHLKRVVAEMGGKNAIIIDESADLDQAVQGVVQSAFGYSGQKCSACSRVIVLEAVYDSVVQRLIEATRSLKVGPAEDPSTKVGPVIDGAAQQRIQSLIEQGKEQATLALAMAAPEGGFFVGPAIFTDVDPDSSLAQDEIFGPVLAVIRAKTFGEALAIANGTRYALTGGLYSRTPSHIAQAQRDFQVGNLYINRGITGAIVARQPFGGFKLSGVGSKAGGPDYLLQFLEPRAITENIQRQGFAPLEGVD